In Leptolyngbya sp. O-77, the genomic window TAGGGCAGCGATTAGTAAATGACACGCTGCAAAACAGGGCGATCGCTCCCTCACCTCACTTGGGTCTAGAATGGGGCGATCGCGCCACCAACTCAACCTCAGCTCACAGCTTCCGCAAAATGCCGAGGCTAAGGGTAAATTCTTTGATAATTCCTGTCTTCTCAGGGGAATTCTGTAAGAGGTTTTGCTGAGGGTATGTTTGCAGCCCAGGCAGGGATCTATTACCTGCGCCCTGCCTTAGCGTCTTGGTTCCATCTTGCTAAAAGCAAGCTGTTTATTGCTTTCTCTCAACCCGGAAGCTTTTTTGCAGGGTTGGCTGTCTAAAATCCCCTTAGAGCGTTAGAAGTTGCCATGTCTCGTCATCTGGAGCGACTCCTTCAATTAGATGAATGTCTCCGGTTTGGACAGCGCTGGACGGCGGAAACGTTGGCGCAGCGGCTGGAGGTGAGTGAGCGCACCGTACGGAACGATATTGCTTTTTTGCGCGATCGCTACGGTGCGCCACTGGAGTTCAGCAAGGCCAAGGGGTTTCATTACACAGACCCAGCATGGCGACTGCCAACCATCACGCTCAGCAAGGGCGAACTCTTTGCCCTGACCCTAGGAGCCAGAATGCTGGAGGTATATGGCGGTTCTGCCTATGCTCAGGATTTGCGATCGGCGATCGCTCGCTTGGCTGAGCGGCTGCCAGAGCAAACCTGGGTCGATCTCCAGCAGGTGGCTGAGGAGCGCATTCTGTTTCGCGCTGGCGCCGAAGTGAACCTCGACCCCGACATCTGGCATCAGCTAGAGGCTGCTTGCCAAACCCACAAAACCGTGCAGATGACCTACTACACCGCCAGCCGCAACAGCACTTCGGAGCGCAAGCTCGACCCCTACGTGCTGCATATCTACCGAGGCACCAATCCCTATGTAATCGGCTTTTGCCACACGCGGCAAGAGGTGCGCTGGTTTCGGGTAGACCGGATTAAGCACCTCCAGGTGCTAGACGAAACCTTTGTGCCTGACCCCAGCTTTGATGCCAAGGATCACCTGGAAATGATCTTTCAGCATGAAGCGGGTGGAGTGCCGCTACCCGTTGACATCTGGTTTGATGCGGCTACTGCACCCTACATCCGCGAACGCCGCTGGCATCCGACACAGGAAATTCAGGAACACCCGGACGGCTCGCTGACGCTGCGACTGGTGGTGCGGGGGCTGAATGATCTGAAGCGCTGGGTGCTGGGCTATGGCAAGGGGGCAAAGGTGCTGGAGCCGCCAGAACTGGTGCAACTGGTGCGGGATGAGGTGGAACAAATGAACTATAATTACTCGCAATTCTTAAACGAACACAACGGAATAGCTAAAGATTGACTTTAGGGAGGAAAGATCGGTGAACTTTCTAGAAATTCAATTCGCAGTCGTTGGCAAAACATTGCCCGCAGATCATGGGTATGCCCTCTATTCTGCGGTTAAAAAATCGCTGCAAGCGGCTGAAGAGCCGGCATTCCCCAGCGATTTACCACCTGAGGTTCGACTATCCAGCATTCCAGGGATACCAGATCGGGCCGGCATGATCTATCTGAATCGATACTCTCGCTTTCGGTTGAGATGTCCCTCGGAACAGGTTCAAACCTGGTATCGGAGTTTGCAAAATCAGGTGTTGGACATTCGTGGACATCTAATTCGGCTGGTGCGCCCACGAATTACTCTGCCAGAACCCAGTGAAGTGCTAGCTGCGCGTCTGGTGACGTTTAAGCTGAATGCCATTGACCACGCAGACGTACCTCGATATTTCCTAGAGTCCTGCCAAAGGGGGTTGAAGCAATTGGAAATTAGCGGGAAGGCATTTATTCCCAGTGATACTAATGGTGACCTCGCCAGGCGCAGCTTACAAATTAAGGGCAAAAAAGTCGTGGGCTATAGCGTCGTTGTTGAGAATTTGAGTGCTGAGGACTCACTGAAGCTGCAATGGTATGGATTAGGCGGACGGCAACACTTTGGCTGTGGCTGGTTTTATCCAGTGAAGGAGGACTTTGATGCCGCCTAAACCGACACCACCAAAACTAAAGCCAGATATTCTCCTAGCAAAATCCTCGCTACCAGGAAATCCTGACTGGAAAGGAACCCATCATTTGGTCGGCCACACGGCAGCAGTTGTGGAGTCAGTGACAACCCTGGTTGATACCTTAGGCTCAGATTTGCTCCAGCAGTTTGGATCGAGTCATGACTTTGAAGCCCTGGAAGCCCTGCGGGCAACGGCACGGCTGGCAGCCTATTTACACGACTGGGGCAAGGCCAATGATCACTTTCAAATGGTCGTGAGAAATGATCTGACCTCATTGCCTGCCCAATATCGGCGCAATCCACTGCAACATCCGCAGATGATTCGTCATGAGGTGGCTTCTGTATTGCTAGCCTGGGAATTCCGAGAATGGCTTGTCCAATGTCCAAATGCTGACTTGATGACGGCGATCGCCGCTGCAGGTGGGCATCATCTAAAGCTAGGTGGTAAGCAGGGTCAGAATACAAGTGAACTAGGGGAAGTTCGGGACGGCACTGGAGATACTTGCCTCTACTGGTATGTCTGTCATCCTTACTTCCGCAAGCTAATTCGCTATGGGGTTAGAACCCTAGGGCTACCTCGGAAAATTCCCGCCTTTCGGTTCTCGCAACGATGGGAGATTCACGAAATCAAGCGAGAAAAACGCCAGGCAGTCCTCGATGCGTTTGAAGCTTGGACGCCAGATGCTACATTCCTGGCGGTAGTCAAAGCATTACTCGTAGCAGGCGATGCAATCGGTTCAGCGTCAGCACAGGTTGCGATCAATATCCAGCAGTGGGCCCAAGAAGAATTGCAGAAGACCCTGACAGAGGCTGATCTCCAGCGGGTTATTGATGCACGGCGAGGTAATCATCCACTGCGGCAATTTCAAGTTGATCTGAAGGAAAAGTCTACGCGGGTAACGATGGCGCGGGCAGGCTGTGGTACGGGTAAAACCCTTGGAGCCTACAACTGGGCACAGCGCCATGGGATTGGACGCAAGTTGTTCTTTTGTTATCCGACAACGGGCACCAGCACAGAGGGCTTTTTGGACTATGTGCACAACCAAGTGGAAGCAGAGCTTTTGCACTCTCGCTCAGACGTTGATTTGGAGTTGGCCTGCACAGGTGAGGAAGTGGACAATGGCGATGCAGCAGTTAATGAGGCAGCTCAGAAATTAGATTCGTTCAAAGCGTGGGGAGCGAAGGTCAATGTTTGCACTGTGGATACCGTTTTGGGGCTACTGCAATGTAATCGCCGTCCCATGTATTGCTTTCCAGCGATCGCCAATGCTGCTTTCGTCTTTGATGAAGTTCACTGCTATGATGATGCCTTGTTTGGGGCGCTGCTGCGATTTCTCAACGTCGTTAAAGCGCCAATCTTACTCATGTCTGCCTCGTTTTTACCCGCGCAGGTGGAGGCAATTCGCAATGCAGTGGGAGAGCCTGTTGAAATTATCCAGGGACCCCAAGATATTGAACACCTGCCCCGTTATCGCTTCCATGAGCTAGCACAGCCGGACTGGGAGCGGGTCAAGCAAGAATTGGTCAATGGCGGTAAAGTCCTGTGGGTCTGCAACCAAGTGAATACGGCGATCGCTGTTTATCAGCAAGCCAAAGCCTGGGGACTCCAACCCTTGCTGTATCACAGTCACTTTCGCTATGGCGATCGCGTCGAGCATCATCGTGCGGTCGTAGATGCCTTCAAACAAGATCAGCCCGTCCTAGCCATCACCACGCAGGTAGCAGAAATGTCGCTGGACTTGTCCGCAACGCTCCTGGTAACTCAAATTGCTGACCCCGCAGGGTTAATCCAGCGGTTGGGACGGCTCAACCGACAGTACTGCGGCCATGCCCTTGATGCCCTCTTTTACCCCGATGACAAGATAGGTTTTCCCTACAGTGCAGATGAACTGGATGCGGGCTGGGCACTGGTGCGAGGGTTCTCCGGTGAAGTCAATCAGGCGCAGCTAGCTGTTTGGCTGGAGAAACTCAACATTCAAGGCATACCCAAAGATCACTTTGTCTGGCTGGATGGCAAATGGAAAACGTATCCTGCACCGTTGCGCGAGGCGGGCTATACCGTAACTGCACTGCTCGAACAGGATCAGGCGACAATTGCCCGGCTCAAATCGAGTGAACTGCCCCGATACACTGTTCCCTTACCCACCAAGAACATTAAAGGTTGGCCGCGCCACAAGAAGGGGTATTTGATTGCCCCTAGAGATCAATGGGGCTATTCATCGGAATTCGGTGCGTTTGAACTCAAGTAGGAGGTGAGATTTTGAGTCAATTTAGCTTATCGATCTTTGATCCAAACTTTCTCTTACCCCATCGAGCAGGGATTGCAGGGTTGGCCCTGGCACTATCCGAACTGGAAAGCCAACGTGGGCAGGCTCCTTTGACTTGGAAAGTCACCGATGAGGCGGTTGAACTGGAATGGGAAGGGAGCGATCAAGCCGTTGTGAAATGGCTACTTGATCGAACGTATCGGATTAATAGCCAAGGTTATCTGGAAGTTCCTGCCCTCAAGCTAGATGAGCAGGGACAATATACCTTCACGCAGGGTGTGTTATCGACTTTTCTCCAGCACTCACAGCAGCGAAAACTAGATAGTAATTCTATAACCCGCACGTTTTTGATTGATCCAGATCAGCCAGAAATTCAAATCGACGTGAAATCGCTGTTGAGTTGCTATTACACCAGTGAGATGAAGGATGCCTTTAACAATAAGGGTGCCTTCAAGAAGGAAATTGCGCTAAAGGGAAATCACTTGCCCGGACTGGTGGAATGCTTTGTCAATGGACCTTACCAGGAGTCTCCTGAAGGGTTTCTGGCCTGGCTGTTTCTGCCCCTTGCCTGTGGCTACTACAAGCTGCCACCCCAGACTGTTGGCGGCAAACTATCAGGTCGGTCAGCCCTAGTTATTCCCGATGTTCAAAACTTGACGCACTGGGTCAGCCGCCGTCGAGCCATGCCAGGGCGTACTTATCGAGACTTTCGTAGCAGTGGTGCCGGCGAATCTGCCTTGCACTTCCTGTTGCAGGAGAAGGTTGTTGAAGCAGCCCAACCATTTCGGGTGAACTACTGCGAAGTCTATCAACTGGGCAAGCAGGTTTGGGATGGCAATCAGTCCTACTTGAAACAGGCGGTGTATCGTGTGCAGGTCACTGATGAAGTGCTGCACTTGTATGAAGTGGCCCGGCAGGTCTTTCCAGCGCTCGTTCGACAAACTGAAAACGGAGAAACTTGGCTGGCTGTTTCTAAAACACTGCCCTGGATTTGTGACAACTTGATTGCTGGCAAACCCTGGTATGCAGAATTTTTTGAGTTTCGCAAACGTAACGGAGTCTATGAACGCAAAGGATTGGTAAAAATGACTGAATATCTCAATGCCGAAGAACAAGTCCTCTTTGATGTAGTGCAGGGTGCGTTTAGCAAATACCTGTACGGACAGTTTAAGCAAGCTCAAAGACAAGGTCGTTCTTTGGATTATGGGCAAGTGACCGATAAGGTGATTTATCGGTTTCAGCGTCCCAGCACGCAGCAGGAATTTGCTACAGCGTTGGTCGATTTCTTGAGTCAATTTCGCAGTAAAGCGGCTCGTGATAAAGGGCCTCAGATTTTCCACTGGGTACATCGAGAGGAAAACTGGCGGCGGGCACGAGATTTAGTGCTGCTGGCGATCGCCACCTATACCAGCAAGAAAGGGGATGCCCTTGATGGGGTAGAGGTGCCGATTGAATCTTCTGCTGAACCAGAAGGAGATGAGGCTGAGATGTTTTCGATGAGTGTGTAAAACCTACCATTATCAATCAAGGCTTGACATGGTAAAAAAGATGCTCAACCG contains:
- a CDS encoding helix-turn-helix transcriptional regulator, whose product is MSRHLERLLQLDECLRFGQRWTAETLAQRLEVSERTVRNDIAFLRDRYGAPLEFSKAKGFHYTDPAWRLPTITLSKGELFALTLGARMLEVYGGSAYAQDLRSAIARLAERLPEQTWVDLQQVAEERILFRAGAEVNLDPDIWHQLEAACQTHKTVQMTYYTASRNSTSERKLDPYVLHIYRGTNPYVIGFCHTRQEVRWFRVDRIKHLQVLDETFVPDPSFDAKDHLEMIFQHEAGGVPLPVDIWFDAATAPYIRERRWHPTQEIQEHPDGSLTLRLVVRGLNDLKRWVLGYGKGAKVLEPPELVQLVRDEVEQMNYNYSQFLNEHNGIAKD
- the cas6 gene encoding type I-MYXAN CRISPR-associated protein Cas6/Cmx6, whose protein sequence is MNFLEIQFAVVGKTLPADHGYALYSAVKKSLQAAEEPAFPSDLPPEVRLSSIPGIPDRAGMIYLNRYSRFRLRCPSEQVQTWYRSLQNQVLDIRGHLIRLVRPRITLPEPSEVLAARLVTFKLNAIDHADVPRYFLESCQRGLKQLEISGKAFIPSDTNGDLARRSLQIKGKKVVGYSVVVENLSAEDSLKLQWYGLGGRQHFGCGWFYPVKEDFDAA
- a CDS encoding CRISPR-associated helicase/endonuclease Cas3, producing MPPKPTPPKLKPDILLAKSSLPGNPDWKGTHHLVGHTAAVVESVTTLVDTLGSDLLQQFGSSHDFEALEALRATARLAAYLHDWGKANDHFQMVVRNDLTSLPAQYRRNPLQHPQMIRHEVASVLLAWEFREWLVQCPNADLMTAIAAAGGHHLKLGGKQGQNTSELGEVRDGTGDTCLYWYVCHPYFRKLIRYGVRTLGLPRKIPAFRFSQRWEIHEIKREKRQAVLDAFEAWTPDATFLAVVKALLVAGDAIGSASAQVAINIQQWAQEELQKTLTEADLQRVIDARRGNHPLRQFQVDLKEKSTRVTMARAGCGTGKTLGAYNWAQRHGIGRKLFFCYPTTGTSTEGFLDYVHNQVEAELLHSRSDVDLELACTGEEVDNGDAAVNEAAQKLDSFKAWGAKVNVCTVDTVLGLLQCNRRPMYCFPAIANAAFVFDEVHCYDDALFGALLRFLNVVKAPILLMSASFLPAQVEAIRNAVGEPVEIIQGPQDIEHLPRYRFHELAQPDWERVKQELVNGGKVLWVCNQVNTAIAVYQQAKAWGLQPLLYHSHFRYGDRVEHHRAVVDAFKQDQPVLAITTQVAEMSLDLSATLLVTQIADPAGLIQRLGRLNRQYCGHALDALFYPDDKIGFPYSADELDAGWALVRGFSGEVNQAQLAVWLEKLNIQGIPKDHFVWLDGKWKTYPAPLREAGYTVTALLEQDQATIARLKSSELPRYTVPLPTKNIKGWPRHKKGYLIAPRDQWGYSSEFGAFELK
- the cas8a1 gene encoding type I-MYXAN CRISPR-associated Cas8a1/Cmx1; the protein is MSQFSLSIFDPNFLLPHRAGIAGLALALSELESQRGQAPLTWKVTDEAVELEWEGSDQAVVKWLLDRTYRINSQGYLEVPALKLDEQGQYTFTQGVLSTFLQHSQQRKLDSNSITRTFLIDPDQPEIQIDVKSLLSCYYTSEMKDAFNNKGAFKKEIALKGNHLPGLVECFVNGPYQESPEGFLAWLFLPLACGYYKLPPQTVGGKLSGRSALVIPDVQNLTHWVSRRRAMPGRTYRDFRSSGAGESALHFLLQEKVVEAAQPFRVNYCEVYQLGKQVWDGNQSYLKQAVYRVQVTDEVLHLYEVARQVFPALVRQTENGETWLAVSKTLPWICDNLIAGKPWYAEFFEFRKRNGVYERKGLVKMTEYLNAEEQVLFDVVQGAFSKYLYGQFKQAQRQGRSLDYGQVTDKVIYRFQRPSTQQEFATALVDFLSQFRSKAARDKGPQIFHWVHREENWRRARDLVLLAIATYTSKKGDALDGVEVPIESSAEPEGDEAEMFSMSV